The DNA region AAACCTAGGGTCGTGCTGCGTTCGGCGTGGCGTCATCATCGCTCCGAGTCTCCACCGGAGTCCATCTTCAGGCAAGAACGGATCACACCACCGCGCTCTCCAAATCATGCGGCCCTCGTAGTTGACCAACCGTTACCCGCAAGGCTACCTTGTGCACTCCATCCGACCAACCGCTGCCGACCGCCACTGCATGAATCAAGAGATCAAAGACCGCTTCGACGCCTTCGTAAAAAAGAAAGGCCTGCGCAAGACCGGTCAACGCGACGCTATCTTCCGCGCCGCCTTCGCCAATGAAGAACACTTCACAGCCGAAGAACTTCTCGAGCGCACCAAGGCGATTGACCCCAACACATCGCGCGCCACGGTCTACCGCACCATCCCATTGCTCATCGAAGCCGGACTGCTGCGGGAAATCGACCTCGGCGGCGATCTCAAGCACTACGACCCGAACTTCAACGACCACCCCGACCACGCTCACCTCATCTGCGTGGACTGCGGCAAGGTGATCGAGTTCTCCGACGCAAACCTTCAGGTGCTCGAAGACTGCATCGTGCGCCGCCTCGGCTTCCGGCCATCAACCTCCTCCCTCCGCATCGAGGCCTGTTGTGAGCAGTTGCGCCAGACCGGCACCTGCGAAAACCTGATCAACGCGCGTTTGGTGCGCCGCAAACTTCCGGTGCGCTAACCCAACAGGCACCGCCGCATTGCCCCCGAGCGGAGCAGACAATGCATCGCCGTGCTTGAGCTACGGCCAATCTCCGTCCATCGTGGCGCGAACTCATCACTTTCAATCAACCAGCACTTACTAGCTATCTTATGTGGAAAGGCAGATTCTCCCAACAAACCGCTGACCTCGTCCAACAATTCGGCGAATCCATCTCTTACGATTGGCGCCTCTATAAACACGACGTCCGCGGGTCCATCGCCCACGCCCGGGCCCAGCTCAATGCCGGACTCCTCACCGCTGACGAGTTCGCCCAAATCGAAGCGGGCCTGCGCTCGATCGAAGCAGACATCGACGCCGGTAACATGGAATGGTCCATCGCGCTGGAAGATGTCCACATGAACATCGAAAGCGAACTCACAAAACGCATCGGTGCCGCCGGCGGAAAACTCCACACCGCTCGCTCGCGCAACGACCAGGTCGCTACCGACACCCGCCTCTACTGCCGCGAAATGATCGACGTCACCATCGACCTGATCCGCGACCTCCAGCGTGTCCTCGTGACAAAAGCCGAACAATACGCCGAATCCGTCGTACCTGGCTACACCCACCTTCAGCGAGGCCAGCCGGTCACAATCGGCCACCACCTGCTCGCCTACGTCGAAATGCTCGACCGCGACGCCGACCGCCTCACCGACGCCCGCAAGCGCGTCAACATTTCCCCTCTCGGCTCCGGCGCGCTCGCCGGTTCGACCATCAACCTCGACCGCCACGCCATCGCCGCCGAGCTCGAATTCGACCGCCCGACCACCAACTCGATGGACGCCATCGCAGACCGCGATTACATCGCCGAGATCCTCTTCGCCCTCGCGCTGGTCGGCACCCACCTCTCCCGCTTCAGCGAAGACCTCATCCTCTGGACATCCGCCGAGTTCGGATTCGCCACCCTCAGCGATGCCCACACCACAGGCTCGTCGTTGATGCCGCAAAAGAAAAACCCTGACGTCGCCGAAATCACCCGCGGCAAAACCGGACGCCTCTACGGCAACCTGGTCGCTCTGCTCACCGCTGTGAAAGGCCTGCCGCTCACCTACAACCGCGACCTGCAGGAAGATAAAGAGCCTCTCTTCGACTCAATCGACACCATCTCCCTCACCCTGCGCGTGAACACCGAAATGATCGCCGCCATGGAGATTAATGAGGAGCGCACCCTCGCCGCAGCCTCAGACCCAATGCTGCTCGCCACCGACCTGGCGGACTACCTCGTGAAGCAAGGCGTCCCATTCCGCAGCGCCCACGAACTCGTCGGCACCGCGGTCGCCCTTTCAGTGGAAACCAACACCCCACTCGACAAACTGAGCGACGAGCAGTTGCAGAACATCTCGGAAAGCTACGGCCCTGACGCCCGCGAGGTCTTCGACCTCAAGCGCGCCCTCGCCGCCCGCACCAACCCAGGTGCCCCGTCACCGCAAAACGTGCGCAGCGAATGCCAACGCTGGTCGGATAAACTTTCCTAATCCGTCCGCAATCCATCAGCCTGACCTCCATCCATCATGCTCCAAGGAAAACGCATCGCCGTCGTCATGCCCGCCTACTGGGCGGAAAAAACGGTCGCCAAAACCTATAACGCCATCCCGAAAGACATCGTCGACCACATCATCCTGGTCGACGATTGCTCGAAGGATAACACCGTGGAAGCCGCCAAGGCGTTGGGGATTGAAACCTACCGCAACGAGACCAACCTCAACTACGGAGGCAATGTGAAACGTTGCCTCCAGAAGGGCCTCGACGCCGGTGCCGATATCCTCATCCTCCTCCACCCAGACTTCCAGTACACGCCGAAGCTCATCCCTGCGATGAGCGCCATGCTGGCTACCGACGAGTACGATGTCTGTCTGGCATCACGCACATCGGGCAAAGGCGCACTCTCCGGAGGCATGCCGATCTGGCGCTTTGTCGCCAACTGGGGGCTCACCACGTTCATGGACTTCTGCTTCGGCGTCCATCACACCGAGTACCACACCGGCTACCGTGCCTACTCGCGCAAGGTCTTGGAAGAAGTCGATTTCCACGCCCTCGCCGATGACTTCATCTTCGACAACGAAATGTTCATCGCCGCCCTCAAGAACGGATCCAACACGTGTGAAGTCACTTGCCCAACCAGCTACGAAGACGACGCCAGCTCGATCCCATTCTCCAAAGCCCTTCGCTACGGCATCCAGTGCGTGAAGATCTCACTCAAATTCGTCGGCTGGCGAATCGCCGGTCGCCCTTCTGGAAAATAATAGTACCGCTCCACTATTTTTTTAAAACAACACGCATCCACTTCCACTGGCCGCCTCGTATTCATGAGCAATGCAGGCCGAAGAGCCAGCAGGTGTGTTCATAGTGTTTCGCAAGCGCCTCAGACCTCTGGTCTGGGGCGTTTGTGATTTCAGCCCCTACCTACCTATGAAACCGCACAGGTCCTCCTCATAAACCGAATCGCACCATGCACACGCCCCCCAAACAAATGACAGGAGTTCAACTCATCGGCCACGGGGATCTCTCTCAACTGCAGGTCAATCACTCGATCGATATCCCCACTCCAGGCCTCGGCGACGCTCTGATCAAAGTCCATGCAGCCGGAGTCAATAATACCGACCTCAATCTGCGCACCGGCTGGTATTCAAAATCAGACCAATCCAGTGACGACGCAGGATGGCAAGGCAACGCAATCCCTTTCCCTCTGATCCAGGGAGCCGACGTCTGCGGCACCGTCGTCGCCGTCGGCCCGGAAGCCGATCCCCAACTCGTTGGATGCCGCGTGCTCGTCGAACCGTGCTTCCACGAACGCCACGGGAAACAACTCGATCGTCCGGTCTATCTAGGGTCCGACTGCCATGGAGGATTCGCCGAATACACTACCGTCCCCGCCCGCTACGCCCATAGAATCAACAGCACGCTCACCAGCACAGAGCTCGCCTCCTTCCCCTGCTCGTACTCCACCGCCGAAAACCTGCTCACCCGAGCGAAAGTCACCGCCCAAGACATTGTTCTCATCACGGGCGCCTCAGGAGGTGTCGGCTCGGCCGCCATCCAACTCGCCAACGCCCGCGGCGCACGGGTCATCGCCGTCACATCTCCCTCGAAAGCGGACGCCTTACTCAAACTCGGCGCCCATCGCACAGTCGATCGTGACTCCCATCTGCCCGATACCGTCGGCACCGATTCCGTGGACGTCGTCATCGACCTCGTAGGCGGCTCGCACTGGCCACTCCTACTGAACGCGCTCAAACCCTTCGGTCGCTACGCGACATCCGGTGCCATCGCCGGCCCGATCGTCGAACTCGACCTGCGCACACTCTACCTCAAAGACCTCTCTCTCTTCGGTGGCACCGCCCTCTCTCCCGAAATATTCCCTGCTCTCATTCAGCGCATCGAATCAGGCAACATCTCACCACTCGTCGCCCAAACATTCCCACTCGCTCAAATCCCAGAAGCCCAACGAGCGTTCGAATGCAAACAACACATCGGCAAGCTGGTCATCGAAATCGCGTAGCCCCACCCTATGCACGAGCAATCCCCTCATTCGCACCCACATCTGCAAAAAACTGGACTGGAAAAGCAACCGGCCTGATTGCCTGCGAAAAACTTCCACGAAACGGAAATCACGTGCACATTGGCGGCGTCAATTACTGTTGTTTTCATTGTTGTTGACGTTTTGTTGTTTTCACCCCGGCTCTGTTCGCAGAGTCGGGGTGTTTTTTTTGCACCGCCCACGGGAGCCACCTCCAAGCAACCTAAGGTGAACGAGTTGGAAGAACGCGAACCACTCCGCGTATTAGGCACCCACGGTAGTCCGCCCCCCGAACTGCCGAGCTGCCAAACAAAGCCCCCCCACCTAACTCCCACCATCCATGATCAAGCCAATCTCCATCGTCGCCTGCGGTATATTAGCCGTCCTCTCAGCGCACTCCGAACAAACCTCCCCTCGCAAGCAAACTCCCATCATGGGATGGAGCAGCTGGAATCACTTCCGTATCAAAATCGACGAGAGCATCATCAAGGGGCAGGCCGACGCCATGGCGACCAACGGCATGAAGGAAGTTGGCTATCAGTTCATTAACATCGACGACGGATACTTCGGCGGCCGAGATGAAAACGGAACGCTCTTCTGCGACCCCGAAACCTTCCCCTCGGGCATGAAAGCTCTCGCATCGTACATCCACTCGAAAGGGCTGAAGGCCGGCATCTACTCCGACGCAGGAAAGGACACATGCGGCACCAAGTGGGACAACGATCCCCGAGGCTACGGAGTCGGGCTCCTCGGCCACGACAAGAAGGACATCGCCCTGATGCTCGGAGATTGGGGGTACGACTTCCTCAAAGTCGACTGGTGCAGCGGTGAATGGATGGGCTTGGACGAAGAAACCAGGTACACAGAAATCGGAAAAATCGTACGCGAAACCAATCCATCGGCCATTTACAACATCTGCCGCTGGGAGTTCCCCGGCAAGTGGGCTCTAAAGGTCGCCGACTCTTGGCGAGTCTCCGCTGACATCGCACCAAACTTCAGCAGCATCTGCCACATCATCGATAAGTGCGAACCTCTCTGGATCCACGCGTCCCCCGGCAACATAAATGACATGGACATGCTGCAAGTCGGCCGAGGCATGACTCTTGAGCAGGATAAATCCCACTTCGCCATGTGGTGCATGATGGCCTCACCTCTGCTTGCCGGCAACGACCTCCGATCAATGAAGCAGGAAACCCTCGAGATCCTCACCAACAAGGATCTCATCGCTATCAACCAGGACCCGCTCGTCTATCAAGCCCGCAAACTACATGACGCAGGGGATCAGGAAGTCTGGGCCCGCCCATTGATCAAACGCACCGACGGCAAAGTCGCGGTAGCACTTTTCAACCGCAGCAACCAGCCCGCCCGAATCTCTGTCGATCTCGCCGCCCTAGGCATTGATCCCCACAAGGGCTATTCCATCCGTGACTGCTGGCTCCAGAAAACGACAGCCAACAACCAAACCTCGGAGTCGCTCACCTACAGCGTACCAGCACACGGCACCATCGTCCTCCGCATCTCCGGATCCAACACCCCACAGGACGTTTTCGCCCGATAGCCACATCACGCTACCACAAGCAATCTAGGAGGAGGCACTCACCCATTGCCGCCTCCCGTCTCCACGTGCTCGGTAATCAATTCGACTAACCGCCGCTCATGTGGCGCAAACACTTTGTCCGCCCGACTCACAATCCGCACACTCCGCGAAAAACGCCCGGCCGCCACTTCCACCATCCGGACCGCCCGCTTGCCGTAAACCGCTCTCGCCATTTCTGGAATAAACCCCACCCCGAGCCCTGCCTCGATCAGCCCGACCAACGTCTCCAAGCTACTGCAACGAATCCCTGTTCGTGGTTTAAAATCACGGGCTCTGCACTGCCGCACTGTCTGATCCGTCAAACAGTGCCCCTCCTGCATCACGAGCAACGCTTCCTCTTTCAACCTCTCCACATCCACCACATCGCTCTGAGCCAACTCTGAATCAGCCGCCACCGTCAGCCACAGCGGTTCATCAAACAATCGCCGGTCAATCAGTCCGCTGACGTCCACATCCATGTCGCTGGTGATCGCAAAATCCACATCCCCCGCCAGCACCAATTCAAGCAGCCGGACGGTCTCATCTTCCACTAGATCAATGGATACCTCTGGGAACCTCGCCCGCATCTGCCTCAAGATCTCAGGCAACCAATAGGGAGCTATCGTAGGAATCGCCCCCACCGTGACCCGCTCGGCAATCAACTCCCCCCGATCCAAAAACAACCGCTCCACATCCCCCACCAACCCCAGGATCGCCGCGGCACGCCGCCACAACAATTTCCCCGCCGCAGTCAACTCCACCCCGCTGCGCCTCCGCACCACTACATCCGCCCCCAACTCAAGCTCCAGCTTCTTGATCTGCTGACTCAGTGACGGCTGCGCCACCCCACACCGCGCGGCTGCGGCGCTGAAGGTCTTCTCCTCCACCAAAGCAACGAAATACTCCAACTGACGAATCTCCATAGGCTCTATCTATAGATATTACCTATACATCATAGAGAAAAGATCAATTTCACCTACAGAGCGTCTTACCCTAGGATCATCTCGTAACCAATTCAGACCTCCTTAACGAAGGAGCTGAATCACACCACTTAACAAAATCCTATGATGAGCAAAGCAACCAACCAAAACGTAATCGACGCACTGCGCCAAGTCGTAGCAGACAGCTACGCGCTGATCGGCCAAACCCATATCTGTCACTGGAACGTACGCGGTCCCGGCTTCTTCGCTCTCCATACCGCGTTCGAAGAGCAATACACCGAACTCTTCCCCGCAGTCGACGAACTCGCCGAACGCATCCGCGCACTCGGGGCCCTCGCCCCCGGCGGCCTGGCCAACCTCTCCGCCATGTCCCATATCGAGGAAATCGCCGAAGACGCCAGCGCCGAAGAAATGGTCGCCCACCTCGCAAAGGGGAACGAAACACTCGTAACCAGCCTGCGCACCCTCCGCGACGCTGCGGGAGATTCAGGCGACAATGAAACCGAGGATCTCGCCATCGCCCGCATTCAAGTGCACGAAAAAACCCTCTGGATGCTCAAGAGTTTCCTCGAGTGATCCACTTCATTCACCGCTTCCCAATCCCTACAGCCTCCCTCATTGGGAGGCTGTTTCATTTTACAGCCGCCACCAAAGACCGGCTACTGCCCCTCACCCTCAACTTTCCACCGATTAAAACCGACTGCGTCGCAGTCTCATCGTCAACCTGGGCTAGCGCCAACTCAGCTACCTTTGCCGCCATCCGCGATGCCAGAACCTTCGGACTCTTCTCCACCACATCCAACTGCGGCCTCATCGTGTCCAACAACGGGTTATCGTCCAGCAACACCACCGAGAGATCCTCCGGGCAACGTATCCCTTGCTCAATCATAAACGACCACAACGCGGGGACCAAAGGAGCGCTCCACACTACCAACGCCGTCGGCGGAGTGAGTTGAAACGAGCGCCGCAACAAATCGATAAACCCATCCGGATCACCATCCCAAAAGGGCATATTATACGGGCCAAACTGTATCCCAGCCTCCTTGAATAGCCGCTGAACCGCCAATGTAATCCCCCCCGAATCATCAGGCTTTCCAATACGCGGCAACACAATCCGCCGATGGCCTAAACCAATCAGATGCCCCAATGCCTGCTCGACAACAACTTGTCCCGAGAAACTCACCAGACACGCGCTGCCCGGCCTGAACTGACCTCCAACAAAAACCGCGCGAATCCGATGCTGCCGAAACCACCGCGCCACATGCTCACCACTATTCCAAATCACATAAATATCGGCAGGATGATCCGCCACCATGCACCGCAGTTCATCTTCACTCATATCTCCGGTAGCCGCCGTCACCACACTGACCCGTCTCCCTTGCTCTTCAAACAACCTCAGCAGATGCCCATAGAACTCTCGGTCGACCCGTCCCAGACGGTCATACGAAATTCGCGTTAACATCACAACACGAGGACACGCCACCGGAGTCGCACCAACACCAGTTACTTGCCCCAAGACTTCACTCTCTACCACGCGCCGAGCCTTCCCCTTTACAACCGGCTCCACCACGCCCCACGCCTCCAACACTTGAAGCGCCTTGGTCATCGTTGCCTTGCTCACCCCCATCTCGTCGGCCAACGTCCGAATCCCCGGCAACTCCCGCCCCCATCGCCGCTCGCCAATCTCCTGCCGAAGCTTCCCGGCAACCCGCTCCGCCAAAGTCATTTTGATGTATCCGCTCATCTCGGACGCACCGTCTCATTTTATGAGACACAGTGTCACGCACTTTCAAACAACTAGCAATTTTAGAGCAATGAAGGAGCTGCTAGCGTCTAGCCCGAACGCCACGGAGCACGTGCGTTCATGTAGTAACAAACCCAAAACAAATGAAAAACATCGCAACAGCACTCACTTGCTTAGCAATGATCGGCTCGGCTTCGGCCGCATCCATCGCGATCAACTTCGCCGAAAATACCAATCAAGCCTTTGTCGGAGGAACCGCCCTCGGACCAACCGGCATCGACGGCTCGAACTGGAACAGCTCCATCGATCGCGACTCCGGTGATTTCAATGCCGGATCCATCACCAACCTTAAAGATGACTCCGGTGCCTTGACAGGTGCGTCTGTTACATGGAACTCACAAAACACATGGGTGGCATCCGGCGGCACAGGCTCCGATGACGCCAAGCTTACAACGGGGTACCTGGACGACGCCAATACCATTGGCTTCGATAACACCACCGGTGGAGCCGTCGGTGTCGACATCACCGTGAGCGGCATCACATTTGATACATACACAATCTACGGCATCCTTGCATCCGATGCTGGAGATCAATACTCATCACGCAATTTCCAAGTAAACGGATCTTACGTATGGGGCGGATCCAACCGTAATGCCCAGGCCGAGGCCTATGGAAATTCCACTGCCGCCTTCAATGCAACAGGCAGCTACTGGGTGGAAATCGAGCAAGGCGTAACCCGTGGCAACTATTGGACATTCGATGCAACCGGTTCAACAGTTCGAGTGAACGGCATTGACGCATGGGACGGAGGCCGCGGATCACTCGCAGGAATCGTAATCGTCGATACAACGGCCGTACCAGAACCGTCCTCCGCAGCCCTCCTCGGACTCGGTGGGCTTGCAATGATTCTGCGTCGCCGCAAGTAGTCTGAATCGCAGTAGCGAACAATCCTCATACCGCAGCGATCTAGGTCGTTGCGGTATTTTTCTACCCAGATCCCTCCCCTCCCCTCAGGCGTCCTGTTTTTTCAGACACGCTCCATCAGAGACTCACCAACAAACTCATCGCCAACTGGAACCCAAATAGTTAACCTACTCATCCCGATTCCCCCGCCCCAACATCAACCCAACAATCGTAATTCCAATGAAAATCATCCCAGCCATCGCTCTGGCCGCCACATTCGTCGGCGCGGCGTCCGCTGCCACCGTGTCCATCTCAAACAACAGTTTCGAGTCTCCTGGCGCCAACGGCGGCTTTACTTTCCAAACTCCCACCGACTGGACAAACGAAGGAGGCAGCGTCTTCTTGGAGGATATCACTTCCGTAGGGTTCTCTCTAGGCACCGCAGACGGAGCGGATTTCCTCACCCTGCAAGACACAGGCACCGTCTCCCAAAACCTTGGTGTCAGCTACATCGCAGGCAATATTTACACACTCACTCTGGCGATCACGAACCGTACCGGACAAGCAAACACCAATTCAGGTATCTTTGCGCTCCATGACGACAACGGCGAGTTGGCTTCTTTCTCTGTGGATACAACCGCGTTTACCGGCGACCAAGTCAACAACTTCAACGACTACTCATTCGACTACACCGCCACTGGCGCGGAAGTCGGCAACATCACCGTCGTGTTGTCGGAAGAGAACAGCTCCGGCCGCTTCCACATCGACAACGTCCGCCTCACTGCGGTTCCCGAGCCTTCGTCAGCTGCACTGCTCGGCCTCGGCGGTCTCGCCATGATTCTAATCCGTCGCAAGTAGATTGCTGGACACTCAAGCGACCGTCCCCGTTGTGTAACAGGAGGGCGGTCGTTTTTTTTTTTCACTCAATAACCTCCAATACATCAAATCTCCCCGAAAGCGGGTGAAGGCTGCCCCCCGCATAAGCTCCTGATGAAAAAATTCCCCGCTAAGCGATAGATACAGTCTTGCAATTTTCTTCATCATTTTTCAGGATCGGCGACTCTCGCCCCCAACAGGCTTACCAAAGCCCAACAACAAACAACAGCAAGCCGCAGTGGTCCCCGACCGCTGCGGCTTTGCTTATCCAAGGCACTCTTCCCAATAAGTCCTATAGGCCCTATACGACCTATTTCTCCACCTCCGTCCCCCCTAGGTCGCACTCGCCTCGTCGCTCCGCCCTCACCTCCCGAATTCTGGGCAAAAAAAATCCCCATCTCCTATTCGGAGATGGGGATCATCAAGTTCTGGCGGCGACCTACTCTCGCATGGCCTATCGCCACACTACCATCGGCGCAACGTCGTTTCACTTCCGGGTTCGGGATGGGACCGGGTGGGACCAACGTGCTATAGCCACCAGATGGCAGCCACGATGCCGATTCATTTGTTTCGTGGCTGGTAATCTGATGACCAGTTGCCTGGGCTTCAGAACTTGATGAAAAAAGATCTACGCGAACAACTCAGTCTGAGCTGACGTGTGAGTGAACCTCCTTGGGGTGATTCACTGATATCTGTATGCAGAAGAGGTAATAAGAAACACAATCTTGTGTCTTTCGATTCCCGTCATTCCTGACGTTCGTTTAGAGAAATAAAACCAATCTAAACAAGAAGAACAAGTCGAACGGATGATTAGTATTACTAAGCTGAACATGTTGCCATGCTTACACCCGTAACCTATCAACGTGGTGGTCTACCACGATCCTTCAGGGAAAATTAGTCTTAGGAGGGGCTTGGCGCTTAGATGCTTTCAGCGCTTATCCTTTCCGCACTTAGCTGCCCAGCAATGCCCTTGACAGAACAACTGGAGCACCAGAGGTGCGTCAAACTCGGTCCTCTCGTACTAGAGTTTGAACCCTTCAATTTTCCTACGCCCACAGAAGATAGAGGACCGAACTGTCTCGCGACGTTCTGAACCCAGCTCGCGTGCCGCTTTAACCGGCGAACAGCCGGACCCTTGGGACCTTCTCCAGCCCCAGGATGCGACGAGCCGACATCGAGGTGCCAAACTTCGCCGTCGATATGAACTCTTGGGCGAAATCAGCCTGTTATCCCTAGCGTACCTTTTATCCGTTGAGCGATGGCAATTCCACATTCAACCACCGGATCACTTTGACCTACTTTCGTATCTGCTCGACTTGTGGGTCTCACAGTTAGGCTGGCTTATGCCAATGCACTCGAAACGCAATTGCCAACTGCGCTGAGCCAACCTTCGCGCTCCTCCGTTACTCTTTAGGAGGATACCGCCCCAGTAAAACTGACCGGCTGCCATTGTTCCCCTACCTGATTCAAGGTCAGAGGTTAGATTTTCCAATACCAAAGGGTGGTATCTCACTGGCGGCTCCACATATCCCTAAAGATATGTTTCAAAGCCTCCCACTTATGCTGAGCATTGAAACCGAAAAATCAATAACAGCGTACAGTTAAGGTGCATAGGGTCTTTCCGTCTTTCTGCGGGTAGACGGCATCTTCACCGTCATTACAATTTCACTGAGCATCTGGTTGAGACAGCGGCCAACTCGTTGCACGATTCGTGCAGGTCGGAACTTACCCGACAAGGAATTTCGCTACCTTAGGACCGTTATAGTTACGGCCGACATTCACCAGGACTTGGGCTCGGAGCTTCGCTCGAAAGCTAACACCTTACCGTAATCTTTTGGCATTGGTCACGTGTCACATCGTATACGTCGACTTTCGTCTTAGCACAATGCTGTGTTTTTGCTAAACAGTCGGTTGGCCCGGTTCACTGCGGCCCCCAATAAAGGGGCACCCCTTATCCCGAAGTTACGGGGTCAATTTGCCGAGTTCCTTAACCAGATTTCACTCTTACGCCTTAGTATACTCAACTCACCCACCTGTGTCGGTTTACGGTACGGGCTCCTTAGCGTACCCCGCGACTTTTCTAGGCGGTTGGATCATGAAGGTAGGTTCAGCCGAAGCTTCCCCTCTGCCACTTTCAATCGGCATTATCAGTCACCACCCGCGTCCTCGCGGATTAAGGTTCAGAGGTGCTGGAATATTAACCAGCTATCCATCGCCTACGCCTATCGGCCTCGGCTTAGGTCCCGACTAACCCTGGGACGAAAAACGTTGCCCAGGAAACCTTGGGTTTACGGCGGACGGGGATTTCACCCGTCTTATCGTTACTCATGTCTGCATACTCACTTCCCAACACTCCACCGTCAGTCGCCATCGGGCTTCAATGCTGTTGGGAACGCTCCCCTACCACACTTCTAAAAGAAGCATCCAGAGCTTCGGTATACCGCTTGATCGCCAATTATTTTAGGCGCAAGATCTCTCGATGAGTCAGCTGTTACGCACTGTTTAAATGGTGGCTGCTTCTAAGCCAACATCCTCACTGTCAAAGAAATCTCACATCCTTTCCACTGAGCGGTATTTGGGCACCTTAGCTGCTGATCTGGGTTGTTTCCCTTTCGACTATGAAGCTTATCCCCCATAGACTCACTGCTGTGTTTCACCCCACGGTATTCGGAGTTTGATTGAGTTTGGTAACCGGGTATGGCCCCTAGCTCATTCAGTGCTCTACCCCCGTGGGTCAGCACACAACGCTGCACCTAAATGCATTTCGGGGAGAACCAGCTATCACCGGGTTTGATTAGCCTTTCACTCCGACCCACAGCTCATCCGAGCGTTTTTCAACACACATCGGTTCGGTCCTCCACTGCATTTTACTGCAGCTTCAACCTGGCCATGGGTAGGTCACCTCGGCTTCGGGTCCAGCGCCAG from Sulfuriroseicoccus oceanibius includes:
- a CDS encoding alcohol dehydrogenase family protein; translated protein: MHTPPKQMTGVQLIGHGDLSQLQVNHSIDIPTPGLGDALIKVHAAGVNNTDLNLRTGWYSKSDQSSDDAGWQGNAIPFPLIQGADVCGTVVAVGPEADPQLVGCRVLVEPCFHERHGKQLDRPVYLGSDCHGGFAEYTTVPARYAHRINSTLTSTELASFPCSYSTAENLLTRAKVTAQDIVLITGASGGVGSAAIQLANARGARVIAVTSPSKADALLKLGAHRTVDRDSHLPDTVGTDSVDVVIDLVGGSHWPLLLNALKPFGRYATSGAIAGPIVELDLRTLYLKDLSLFGGTALSPEIFPALIQRIESGNISPLVAQTFPLAQIPEAQRAFECKQHIGKLVIEIA
- a CDS encoding LysR family transcriptional regulator; the encoded protein is MEIRQLEYFVALVEEKTFSAAAARCGVAQPSLSQQIKKLELELGADVVVRRRSGVELTAAGKLLWRRAAAILGLVGDVERLFLDRGELIAERVTVGAIPTIAPYWLPEILRQMRARFPEVSIDLVEDETVRLLELVLAGDVDFAITSDMDVDVSGLIDRRLFDEPLWLTVAADSELAQSDVVDVERLKEEALLVMQEGHCLTDQTVRQCRARDFKPRTGIRCSSLETLVGLIEAGLGVGFIPEMARAVYGKRAVRMVEVAAGRFSRSVRIVSRADKVFAPHERRLVELITEHVETGGGNG
- the argH gene encoding argininosuccinate lyase; this encodes MWKGRFSQQTADLVQQFGESISYDWRLYKHDVRGSIAHARAQLNAGLLTADEFAQIEAGLRSIEADIDAGNMEWSIALEDVHMNIESELTKRIGAAGGKLHTARSRNDQVATDTRLYCREMIDVTIDLIRDLQRVLVTKAEQYAESVVPGYTHLQRGQPVTIGHHLLAYVEMLDRDADRLTDARKRVNISPLGSGALAGSTINLDRHAIAAELEFDRPTTNSMDAIADRDYIAEILFALALVGTHLSRFSEDLILWTSAEFGFATLSDAHTTGSSLMPQKKNPDVAEITRGKTGRLYGNLVALLTAVKGLPLTYNRDLQEDKEPLFDSIDTISLTLRVNTEMIAAMEINEERTLAAASDPMLLATDLADYLVKQGVPFRSAHELVGTAVALSVETNTPLDKLSDEQLQNISESYGPDAREVFDLKRALAARTNPGAPSPQNVRSECQRWSDKLS
- a CDS encoding glycosyltransferase family 2 protein, whose product is MLQGKRIAVVMPAYWAEKTVAKTYNAIPKDIVDHIILVDDCSKDNTVEAAKALGIETYRNETNLNYGGNVKRCLQKGLDAGADILILLHPDFQYTPKLIPAMSAMLATDEYDVCLASRTSGKGALSGGMPIWRFVANWGLTTFMDFCFGVHHTEYHTGYRAYSRKVLEEVDFHALADDFIFDNEMFIAALKNGSNTCEVTCPTSYEDDASSIPFSKALRYGIQCVKISLKFVGWRIAGRPSGK
- a CDS encoding Dps family protein — protein: MMSKATNQNVIDALRQVVADSYALIGQTHICHWNVRGPGFFALHTAFEEQYTELFPAVDELAERIRALGALAPGGLANLSAMSHIEEIAEDASAEEMVAHLAKGNETLVTSLRTLRDAAGDSGDNETEDLAIARIQVHEKTLWMLKSFLE
- a CDS encoding glycoside hydrolase family 27 protein is translated as MIKPISIVACGILAVLSAHSEQTSPRKQTPIMGWSSWNHFRIKIDESIIKGQADAMATNGMKEVGYQFINIDDGYFGGRDENGTLFCDPETFPSGMKALASYIHSKGLKAGIYSDAGKDTCGTKWDNDPRGYGVGLLGHDKKDIALMLGDWGYDFLKVDWCSGEWMGLDEETRYTEIGKIVRETNPSAIYNICRWEFPGKWALKVADSWRVSADIAPNFSSICHIIDKCEPLWIHASPGNINDMDMLQVGRGMTLEQDKSHFAMWCMMASPLLAGNDLRSMKQETLEILTNKDLIAINQDPLVYQARKLHDAGDQEVWARPLIKRTDGKVAVALFNRSNQPARISVDLAALGIDPHKGYSIRDCWLQKTTANNQTSESLTYSVPAHGTIVLRISGSNTPQDVFAR
- a CDS encoding Fur family transcriptional regulator encodes the protein MHSIRPTAADRHCMNQEIKDRFDAFVKKKGLRKTGQRDAIFRAAFANEEHFTAEELLERTKAIDPNTSRATVYRTIPLLIEAGLLREIDLGGDLKHYDPNFNDHPDHAHLICVDCGKVIEFSDANLQVLEDCIVRRLGFRPSTSSLRIEACCEQLRQTGTCENLINARLVRRKLPVR
- a CDS encoding substrate-binding domain-containing protein, with protein sequence MSGYIKMTLAERVAGKLRQEIGERRWGRELPGIRTLADEMGVSKATMTKALQVLEAWGVVEPVVKGKARRVVESEVLGQVTGVGATPVACPRVVMLTRISYDRLGRVDREFYGHLLRLFEEQGRRVSVVTAATGDMSEDELRCMVADHPADIYVIWNSGEHVARWFRQHRIRAVFVGGQFRPGSACLVSFSGQVVVEQALGHLIGLGHRRIVLPRIGKPDDSGGITLAVQRLFKEAGIQFGPYNMPFWDGDPDGFIDLLRRSFQLTPPTALVVWSAPLVPALWSFMIEQGIRCPEDLSVVLLDDNPLLDTMRPQLDVVEKSPKVLASRMAAKVAELALAQVDDETATQSVLIGGKLRVRGSSRSLVAAVK